A genome region from Wielerella bovis includes the following:
- a CDS encoding transglutaminaseTgpA domain-containing protein gives MMFISRTPYLQSETDFNALLFNQLALIAVSLPILAELPLPISILFAVFALGRVALLKFGVKALARWQLLLMLGVVGILVFLQVGTFIGLQGGMAFLLLLCALKSYEGYTRRDRQVSALSMMFLLTGAVLFNQSLLVGLWVLVCLMLIATSLAVLNELNIQAAFKQSAIAFLLTWLPMLLLFITMPRRDAPLWGLPQNPANQSITGLSDTMKPGSIGDLVQSNEPAFSATFQNGFVPRQQDLYWRVMIMANRSEDGTWKAVNGVIDNALPDSSRHVFNVAYQIVIEDDKGRLPALDYPSAEQRRGIMRESGNVLRVYSRKGVRGIQLQSTISDELPQRLLVSEKQQYLQLNANTNLQTMILAKQLFTQSGEDAETFANAAFQYFANNQFVYTLKPPVLSSKDSTDEFIFNSKQGFCEHYADAFVTMMRSAGVPARVVTGYQGGEWDEQGGFWQIRSKDAHAWAEVWLEKKNVWKRIDPTAAVSITRVEGGLDNALPAEEIKELVHNLSWWSRFSDQSQIYWQRWVVNFDGEQQRNLFSLFGFSQVNAWTILTVLIMGLLPAFIPMWLWWKRSRNKDISPLEDGFMLLKRRLLGKDFVHLQALSVLELKAELSAQPRLSPDLDNLLNEYIRLNYASSQTPNPIEARAWYRRARALSRKYRLKNS, from the coding sequence ATGATGTTTATTTCTCGCACACCTTATCTCCAATCTGAAACCGATTTTAACGCTTTATTGTTTAATCAATTGGCACTGATTGCCGTGTCTTTACCAATTCTAGCGGAATTACCCTTGCCAATTTCTATATTATTTGCCGTGTTTGCCTTAGGGCGCGTGGCATTGTTGAAATTTGGTGTCAAAGCATTGGCGCGTTGGCAATTATTGTTGATGCTGGGCGTGGTGGGTATTTTGGTTTTTCTACAAGTTGGCACATTTATCGGTTTGCAAGGCGGCATGGCGTTTTTATTGTTGCTGTGCGCACTCAAATCCTATGAAGGCTACACGCGCCGCGACCGTCAAGTATCTGCATTATCCATGATGTTTTTGCTGACAGGCGCGGTATTATTTAACCAAAGTTTGCTGGTCGGTTTATGGGTTTTGGTATGTTTGATGCTGATTGCCACATCATTAGCCGTTTTAAACGAATTAAATATTCAGGCTGCCTTCAAACAAAGCGCAATAGCATTTTTGCTGACTTGGTTACCCATGTTATTGTTGTTTATTACTATGCCACGCCGAGATGCACCGCTGTGGGGTTTGCCGCAAAATCCAGCGAACCAATCTATCACAGGTTTATCCGATACCATGAAACCAGGTAGCATTGGCGATTTGGTACAAAGCAATGAACCTGCGTTTTCCGCCACTTTTCAAAATGGTTTTGTACCACGTCAGCAAGATTTGTATTGGCGCGTAATGATTATGGCAAATCGCAGCGAGGATGGAACATGGAAAGCAGTGAATGGTGTAATTGACAATGCTCTTCCCGATTCAAGTCGCCATGTATTTAATGTTGCTTATCAAATTGTTATAGAGGATGACAAAGGGCGATTACCTGCATTAGATTATCCTTCAGCAGAACAAAGACGTGGCATTATGCGCGAATCGGGCAATGTGTTGCGAGTGTACAGTCGCAAAGGTGTGCGTGGCATTCAGCTTCAATCCACCATCAGCGATGAATTACCACAACGTTTATTGGTTAGCGAAAAACAGCAATATTTACAATTAAACGCAAATACCAATTTGCAAACAATGATATTGGCAAAACAATTATTCACACAAAGTGGCGAAGATGCGGAAACTTTCGCTAACGCTGCATTTCAGTATTTCGCCAACAATCAATTTGTCTATACCTTAAAACCACCCGTTTTAAGCAGCAAAGACAGTACCGATGAATTTATCTTCAACAGCAAGCAAGGTTTTTGCGAGCATTATGCTGATGCCTTTGTTACCATGATGCGGTCAGCAGGTGTGCCAGCGCGTGTGGTAACAGGTTATCAAGGTGGCGAATGGGACGAACAAGGCGGTTTTTGGCAAATACGCAGCAAAGATGCCCACGCATGGGCAGAAGTTTGGCTGGAAAAGAAAAACGTGTGGAAACGCATTGACCCGACCGCCGCCGTATCCATTACACGCGTAGAAGGTGGTTTAGATAATGCGCTACCAGCTGAAGAAATCAAAGAATTGGTTCATAATTTAAGCTGGTGGAGCCGATTTTCTGACCAAAGCCAAATTTATTGGCAACGTTGGGTGGTCAATTTTGATGGCGAGCAACAAAGAAACTTATTTTCCTTGTTTGGATTCAGCCAAGTCAATGCTTGGACAATTTTGACCGTTTTGATAATGGGTTTATTGCCTGCTTTCATACCCATGTGGTTGTGGTGGAAACGTTCACGCAACAAAGATATTTCGCCATTGGAAGATGGTTTTATGCTGCTCAAACGCCGTTTATTGGGCAAAGATTTTGTTCATTTGCAAGCATTAAGCGTGTTGGAATTGAAAGCCGAATTAAGCGCGCAACCGCGATTAAGTCCTGATTTGGATAATTTGTTGAATGAGTATATTCGTTTGAATTATGCCAGCTCACAAACACCCAATCCGATTGAAGCTCGCGCTTGGTATCGCCGTGCACGCGCATTATCACGGAAATATCGTCTAAAAAATAGTTAA
- a CDS encoding substrate-binding periplasmic protein produces MKKFIRTALSSAILCSLIACSNSETNSENTSMLREQHPTKAVMKKDSKDDKDKLPIVKVAALEEYQPYIFLNNNQFMGLEADILHKIGENKGFQVEFVLLPLENAYTELGKKRVDIVAMGAAQDEVNGSVAVPSESYMHSGDCLAQMTNMSPPDWKNAQIGIINGENMNGELSQHLKIEESQFMLHANHSVALNALAQGKTNVLFGDCVALRFHANNGELKDKAFNITEYTNLDLPESATNMVFIISKDEPKLVQTINEGLAELKQSGELDKILQKWATYPK; encoded by the coding sequence ATGAAAAAATTTATTCGTACTGCTTTAAGTAGCGCAATTTTGTGTTCACTAATTGCTTGCTCTAATAGCGAAACCAATTCTGAAAATACTTCTATGTTGCGCGAGCAACATCCAACAAAAGCTGTCATGAAAAAGGATAGTAAGGATGATAAGGATAAATTGCCTATTGTTAAAGTAGCAGCCTTAGAAGAATATCAACCATATATTTTCTTAAATAACAATCAATTTATGGGTTTAGAAGCCGATATTTTACATAAAATTGGTGAAAATAAAGGCTTTCAAGTGGAATTTGTGTTGTTACCATTAGAAAATGCATACACAGAACTAGGTAAAAAAAGGGTAGATATAGTAGCAATGGGGGCTGCACAAGATGAAGTCAATGGTAGTGTAGCTGTACCATCTGAATCTTATATGCATTCAGGCGATTGTTTAGCACAAATGACAAATATGTCCCCACCCGATTGGAAAAATGCACAAATTGGTATCATTAATGGGGAAAACATGAATGGAGAATTATCTCAACATTTGAAAATTGAAGAATCCCAATTTATGTTACATGCCAATCATTCTGTAGCATTAAATGCATTAGCACAAGGAAAAACAAATGTTTTATTCGGCGACTGTGTTGCTTTAAGGTTTCATGCTAACAATGGTGAATTAAAAGATAAGGCGTTTAATATCACGGAATATACTAATTTGGACTTACCTGAATCGGCAACCAATATGGTATTTATTATTAGTAAAGATGAACCCAAATTAGTACAAACAATTAATGAAGGCTTGGC